The Paenibacillus polymyxa M1 DNA segment TTGTTCGGGTATTTTGTCCCCGGCTTGAGACATGTATCATCCTATCTGGCAGGCACAACCCGTCTAGGTGTTTTTCGCTATATCGGCTATGCATCGGCAGGAGCTTTGCTGTGGTGCGGTACATTTTTGGGGATCGGACATGCGGTGGGCATGCACTGGGAACAGGTGGCTAAGCTGATGGAGAAGGTGACGCACCAGGTAGGTTTGATCGTTATTCTTTTAATCGTTTTGGGAGGAATCATCGCATGGTTCTGGAACAAACGTAAAAAAAATATCACATGAACGCATGGAAAGCAGGCTATAGCTTGAAAGCGGCGGGTGAAGTATGGTACTTTTACCGCATAGGAATGCCGTGGGAGGTCATGGAATGGAAGTATTAAAGAAACGAATTTTAAATGAAGGCGTGATTGCGTCAGATCAGGTGCTAAAGCTGGATGGATTGCTTAATCATCAGGTTGATCCAGAGCTGACAATGGAAATGGGACGAGAGTTCGCAGCCCGTTTCCGGGAAGAGAAAATCACCAGAGTAGTGACCGTGGAATCCTCAGGCATTGCCATCGGGTTTGCGACAGCGTTGGAGTTGGGTGTACCGTTGGTATTTGCTCGTCGTAAAAAGACTTTATTAGCTGATCCGGATGCGCTGTGTGAGCGTGTACCTTCGTTTACAAAAGGTATTGTCACAGATATTATGCTGTCACGCCAATTTATTCATGAGCATGATCGTGTGTTGTTCATTGATGATATTATCGCTAATGGCGATGCGGCTCGAGGCATGGTTAAAATTATTCAACGCTCTGGAGCGGAGTTGATTGGATTCGGAGTTGCGGTTGAAAAAATGTTTCAGGCTGGAGCGAGAACCATCCGTGAGCAGGGTATCCGTGTAGAATCATTGGTTAAAATTTCGTCGTTAGCTGACGGTAAGATAGAGTTTGCTGAATAGTAACAATTCGAAACTCCGGATCCTTATTTCTAATAATAACCTTTGCATGAGCATCAATTTCGCTTATAATATATATAAGGTTTGGGAGAGGAGGCAGCAACATGGGGAATGAACAA contains these protein-coding regions:
- a CDS encoding xanthine phosphoribosyltransferase, translating into MEVLKKRILNEGVIASDQVLKLDGLLNHQVDPELTMEMGREFAARFREEKITRVVTVESSGIAIGFATALELGVPLVFARRKKTLLADPDALCERVPSFTKGIVTDIMLSRQFIHEHDRVLFIDDIIANGDAARGMVKIIQRSGAELIGFGVAVEKMFQAGARTIREQGIRVESLVKISSLADGKIEFAE